The sequence below is a genomic window from Haematobia irritans isolate KBUSLIRL chromosome 3, ASM5000362v1, whole genome shotgun sequence.
tgaaaaatgctaaatttcaacaatttttcaaacattttttcaaaggattagggtaatattcaagttgataaattgttgagaaaatcgcgttctcaacaaaaaacagacattaccctcaacagtgaaattcaacacattagcaataatatctcaagtgttatcctcaaattgagtagcgatgcactcaataatttgtcaaacaattttcgatgcgagtcaaattcaaaattaacatcgttccaaatacttttcaacctaaatttgtatgaatgatatccccacttcaaattgaaagtcaaagccaaaattctatgaattttgtataaattattcattttcatcaaaataaaatatataataatacactacactacataatacactacaataccaattgataaataataatcttattaaacatatcaacaaataagaacaacaaaactttaaatatcttaaacattattagtaaacacttttgcattgataattcgatttccttccttttggttccttccttttattaacatgcgggcaatttgaaattaggaacgtactggaccgcgggttagaattgatttccagcagaaggaattcacaaaatatcaattttaaactgataatagtatatgaattaaactgacgatgtgatgcacattttcatcaagaagttgttgatttcaacaatttgttgtttttaacaattttaattggttgcacttgtaatgtttctggaaactttttcttgtcgataagccactcatttcttattgtttgcaagaatgtagcatccaaaggttttagttttctgcaaagagatttaaatttaatgacttctttaaagtgttgatttaatttttcatattgacgtaccaattattataaactatttgaagcagttccagttaattgtccaccattttttcattggtcagctttttattgttttcaagAACATAGAAtctataattttagttttctgcatatACACTTAGtgacttaaagttttatttcatttcttatattcacttacctatttttataaactatttggttatttgtctaaaattttccatttttttttatttcttgcaattgaccattaacttcgttgcacaaataagtattgaaaaccacttgggtttttcgttgcattttagggtagtgttttgtcaaagttttctcatattatcttcaacaccttttcaaagatttcgtcaacattttggcaaattggaagtaattcgcaaacaatttgaagatgtattgaagatgagctatttcaagtcaggttgaatttatgttgaaaattatatttacccccaaactgaaaagttgttgcatttgaaaaacgttcatcctgtgtttattgggctgataaattttccaatgaatgaataaaataacaACGGCCTTGGAGTAATGCAATAGCGACGTCTATTGGACAAAGGTGGCAATGCAAAAGCGACATCTTTATATAAACGTGTTTTCCTAACTATCGGAAGTCAGATGTGGCAATGATTACCAACGCTTGCACAGAgaaacaagaggacgaaaatttctcttctacaaaaacaacaaatgtcaaccgtatagatgtcgcacaatgcctgcagcttacGTATTTACCGACGATGTGGTCGAAGCACTGTTTTGATAAATACAGTAGAATTCGGTTATAGCGACCGCCAAGGGACCGAAATTATACGTCGTTCTAACCGAACGTCGTTGTATCCAAATAagtgtacacaatatttttaagttttttttatatatcagAACCCCCAAATCGTAAATACTGTTTTAATGTGTGCACCGCACTCAAGGTTTCTGTCCTAGTTGGAATTTTGATTGGCTCATCTTCGTCATCTGGTTCATTATAGCTGTGagtttcaacattttcttttgtgttctccactatttctctgatgtcacgacgttgtcatcgacatttacaaactcatcccagtcctggtttgaactcgaactcatcccaaactggtttgaactcgaactcatcccaaactggtttgaatatttcttcattgtcatttgcacctctgtttgggatagtctcaaacaaattctgtgattccccgcagtatatgtttatttatttagtattggctgacgacaaaaaatggaatgaaaaaaataaaaattcgtacacagaacttacatcgtcgttataaccgaatgtccattccaaagcagacgtggtcgttaaaagcagatggtcgctaaaaccggagtcgttctaagcgaatgcttacgcatgtacaaactattaagacccaaacttgctttgaaaatccgtcgttataaacggatggtcgttataaccgaagtCGCTATAAATGAATTATACTGTAGTTTATAAAGGcgtcggcagttataatttcaaattctctgccaaaaaattttatagaatgaaaagatttatgtaaaagaacatttgttgttacaaagtaggttctaaatcctattttccttacgtttcgtaaaTCCGCTGGGTGACGtcaacgcaaactgtatgatatttgagagaagcgccgacaaaaactgcatgatattatgcgctttacagaatatcagttattccggacggaatgtcggtgtttgtaaataatcttacagtgtgtcggatcgatacgacttgtcggcgatgactaaataatcggtaaatatgttatcgatgccataaacatgtttcacccataaatctccatacaacttcattgtttgtttatgattcttcttattttttcatgttgtcatcacatttattcgtgcagtgtaagggcaaaacttgaacgaacacacaacaaatagacgaacctctgtcggAGTGTTTATCTGACCGTCTAAGGTCCCCTTAAGATTcttaacaaacaccgacattccgtccggaataactgatattctgtaaagcgcattagagaTATTTTCCTCATGAcggccacctactgacgcagtttcgcatCACAGTTAGCTAGAAGTTAGCTAGTACAACAACCACAGGGTACTTACAATTAATAtaactaaacaaaaatataacagggtacacaaaaataatttaattttctagatCATTCAAAGAAGCAAATAATAAATCTTTGCcagtaccctgccaacattttttgaatttggggactcttttgagaatccctactacgtcgaaaacaatcatatacgacatcaaaaactcgtcggaaaagcgccgtcactattgagaagttgtaccacgccaagttactacaaaaatgtttcgcatgagtgcaattattaggtgcctttatagatcaatttagaacgacgccaataagagaccctccaaacaatcagaaaaagcacattttaagatagtggtaaaagaatcattgtggtcgagtaaaacacgtttgtttagatatttattaatttgattaatcatttacaaattcttaaaaatataacatttataccactttcacatcacatttaacataattttttgcattaatgatgatgtagaattacaagtagcgagttacatgttacagcgtctatcagccagtgtttttattcgatggaggcagcgtgtctgtaaaatatttgaaaaacaatcactttattccatttggaaaatcaaaaattgttcaccaatatacctttcacaattttaagcgtaaaatctatgttttcagaactttattttcgtttttatttaaataaaatataacaagctggttgcgcttggcgtttcacaaaaaataaaatggcttttgtaaaagtagtgatggcaaaattcatgtatgaagtacattttgtactttatgatatgctgccccccatcacagtaggatggttgtagtgacatttacgagtctgtggtagcgatgaagatgaaatggaactttgaaatgctggcagggtaataTCTTCAATGTCATGGATTTTACCACCATCGAATGATCATCCTCCCAtggttaattttctttaatacttaatttgaaagaaaatatactttttaattCGTTGCTTTGGACCATTCTCATCCCTATATTTTTCCATGATGAACACTTGggctttatgcgctttacagactatcagttattccggacgagagtgctcgtgtcgaacatatcccatatattgtgcacattataagttaaatccgaaggcataatcgatactgctgcatgtttatgggatcgataacacatttaccgatcatgtagtcatcgccgacaaatcGTAtccatccgacacactgtaagattctttacaaatatcaacattccgtccggaataactgataatctgtaaagcgcattatgcgcttttcagactatcagttattccggacgacagtgctcgtgtcgaacatatcccatatattgtgcacattataagttaagtccgaaggcataatcgatactgctgcatgtttatgggatcgataacacatttaccgattatttagtcatcgccgacaagtcgtatcgatccgacacactgtaagattctttacaaacaccgacattccgtccggaataactgatagtctgtaaagcgcattataaagaaattttggtgCTACAAATCGCCATATCGAGCCAGTGTGAACGTCATGTGTGAACGAGTCTTTTGCGTGTATAGTACGCGTTTGAGTATACGTGAGACACGCCGCCATAATTTAGAACGACATCATATCCCAGCTTCGCAGCTGTCAATTGCAAATTGCCTCTTTGccaatttttgtttacatttctcTGGTCTGCTgtttattatttcaaaaatataattccgGCATAATATGGATAACAAACTAGCACGTTATGAAAAAATTGCCTTCCTGGGTGAAGGCCAGGTAATGTGATAAACcattatattttaaaatcacAATTAGTTAAGGAATACTttgtattttttaaagtttgccACTGTTTATAAAGCCCGTGACACTTTGACTGAACAAATTGTGGCTGTGAAGAAGATTAAAATAGGTAGCCGAGAGGAAGCCCAGGACGGTATCAATCGCACAGCATTGagagaaattaaacttttacacGAGCTGCAACATGAAAATTGCATTGGTTTGCTTGATGTTTTCGGCCACAAATCGAATGTTTCCCTGGTATTTGATTTTATGGACACCGATCTGGAGATAATAATCAAAGATCCCAAAATCATACTCACACAAGGCGACATTAAGGCGTATATGGTTATGACTCTCAAAGGCTTGGAATACTTACATATGAATTGGATTCTACATCGTGATTTGAAGCCAAACAATTTACTGGTAAACTCTGAAGGCATATTGAAGATTGGCGATTTTGGTTTGGCGAAATTCTTTGGATCACCATCACGCATTTATACACATCAGGTTGTGACACGTTGGTATCGTGCCCCAGAGTTGCTGTTTGGGGCTCGCCATTATGGAACTGGGATTGATATATGGGCTGTGGGTTGCATTTTAGCGGAACTTTTACTAAGAGTGCCTTTCTTGGCGGGTGACTCCGATCTAAATcaactaacaaaaattttccaggcCCTTGGCACACCAAACGATGAAACATGGCCGAATTTAAGTAAACTACcagattttatgcaatttgttcAGTTTCCTGGTGCTCCACTTTCTCACTATTTCACCGCAGCTCCAGATGATCTAATTGAATTGGCGGAAAAGTTGTTAGCTTTAGATCCCTCAAAGCGTTGCACATGTACTGAAGCAttggaaatgaaatattttacaaataaacCAGCTCCTACATTGGGCCATAAGCTACCTTTGCCAAGCTCGAATAAACAAAACGTCGATGAAAAACCAAATCTTAAGCGTAAAATATTAGATGCAATGGAGGGGGTGGGTAATCCCAAGAAATTGATATTTTGAGTCACATGCATCAAACTAAATTTTCGTACTCTGAAATGATATACTTTAAATAGGGAGATTTGTCTCCCTCTATTTTTATACATTTGTAATTCTTGAAAATGTTACCATTCCCCTCAAATAACTAATGTTTATGTTTCAATTATGTGtttgttaaataaaaagaaaaaaactcaaatatagactaaacttaccaaaaaatgttttttatcttgaaattttcaactttCTTACTCAATTAGAAagttgaaaatttcgaaaaagacTTGATAGAGCCAAAAAGTCGATTTATGCCAACGGCAAAAGTCAATTAGTCGTTTTTCAAGAATATGAAAAGAGCTCCAATGTGTTCTATGCGACTGTTACGGGCTTACTGTCAAAATAATTATCTTATCCGATAGACCGGtgtgaatttatatttttattcggATCAGCAGTATGTCTTTTGTTCCAAAATAGCAAATATACTGCTAAAATAGCAGACAGTGTTTGCTATTATTAGTAGTATTTTTTCTATTatgtttttgtaaaacttttttgctttatgaataacaaaaaattttaggtgTAACGCAAATCAATTAGCTTTActggtttttctattttattaccttcaccataggatggggtgcaTAGTATTGGTctcaaaccccataaagtatatatactctggatcgtagtgaaattctgagtcgatctagtgatgCCCGTCCTTCAgtcctctgttgaaatcacgccaacttccaaaTGAAGTTAgtgtgacttgaaacttggcacaacaaGTTGTAATTAATGTAGGGCGGATGATATTGCATATataccatatcggaccatttttaagtatagcccccatacaaacgtattcccagatttgaattgCGAAGCGTCTGAGACGGACAAATTTCATTTaagaaccgtgcaaaaattactTCTTTAGTGtcctggaaaagcaaaattcatccgatcgagtTGGAATTAGGtacatgatgtcagtatatgctttCTACTAATCATccgaaaattagtccatatcggtctataattaacaggttgactgataagtccccggtctgacacatagatggcgtcgctagtattaaatgcatattatttttatatagtaccaaccttcaaatgattcgtgttcaAATTTGACGACTGTAAGTCAATTTGTTTGCGAGATAGAGAGtcctttgtgaagcaacttttgttattgtgaaaaaatggaaaaaagcaatttcgtgttttgataaaatagtattttctgaagggaaaaaatacggtggaagcaaaaacttggtttgataatgagtttccggactctgccccagggaaatcaacaataatttattggtatgcaaaatgcaagcgtggtgaaatgagcacgtaggacggtgaacgcagtggacgcccgaaagaggtggttaccgacgacaacataaaaaaaaatccacaaaatgattttgaatgaccgtaaaatgaagttgatcgagatagcagaggccttaaagatatcaaaggaacgtgttggtcatatcattcatcaatatttggatatgcggaagctttgtgcaaaatgggtgccgcgcgagctcacatttgaccaaaaacaacaacgtgttgatgattctgagcggtgtttggagCTGTTAACTCGCAATACaccagagtttttccgtcgatatgtgacaatggatgaaacatgactccatcactacactcttgagtccaatcgacagtaggctgagtggacagcgaccggtgaaccgactCCGAAGCGtgtaaagactcaaaagtccgctggcaaagtaatggcctctgttttttgggatgcgcatggaataatttttatcgattatcttgagaaggtgactaatatatggcgttattggagcgtttgaaggtcgaaatcgcagcaaaacggccccatatgaagaagaaaaaagtgttgttccaccaagacaacgcaccgtgccacaagtcattgagaacgatggcaaaaattcatgaattgggcttcgaattgcttccccacccaccgtattctccagatctggcctccagcgactttttcttgttctcagacctcaaaagcatgatcgcagggaaaaaatttggctgcaatgaagagatgatcgccgaaactgaggcctattttgaggcaaaaccgaaggagtactaccaaaatggtatcaaaaaattggaaggacgTTATaagcgttgtatcgctcttgaagggaactatgttgaataataaaaacaaattttgaaaaaaatgtctttttctttgttagaccggggacttatctccAAACCGAATTAGAGAGTCCACTtgtaaccagatcggatgaaatttgttactcCATGAGcctccagaagtcaaattttggggTCGGTTTTTAAGGTGGCTATAACATATGTACAGAACAACCCCTACGGGAACAATTCTCAACAAGAACTATCATGTGAAACTCAAAACACAATCGATAGAAAACATATGGAAGATTGAAAATAAGGGATTTGCTTCGGTTAAAAATTCTTCTTTTTGCAAATAAGGAAGATTCCACTAACAAAACTCTGTGAAAAGTATTCCCGTCTGTGAGGGGAAAAGTAGCTTACAACAATCCCGACGAGAATAAGTCGTTCATGTGAAACCCAGAACAAACTCGCATGTTAAGTTTTAAGAAGTGCTGCCACAACTCcatcaattcgattgtggatgacagtctttagtagaactttctacgcaatccatggtgcggGGTACTTAAgactcggcctggctgaacttacgacttgtttttttttcttttttgcattAAATTCTTGGCCTATGTTTTCCATCAAACCACAGAcagtaattaaaaattcatttgtatattttattcgattacattttattcatatttttttttttattattgaactTAAAACTTAAATCACATATTTTCACGTATAACGCAGTTTAATAAAATAGCAATCAATAATAAAAAAGTACATAGATAAGTAATAAATAAACCcgaaaataaatcaaatcactagagactaaaaatcaaattatcttCTAGATTTTTACTGAGATTGAATTTGtgaaatataaatagaaaaaaacttttggaaatCGTAGATAATAATTGCCAGTATCTCAATGTCGAAACGCTTCGTTcggtagaaataataaaaattgcgcTTTTCTAAGGGAGGTTAATTTAAATACATAGATGTTTATGATTTTCAGAAAACAAGATctttatattttaacatatgtaTTTTTTGCTGAAACAGTAAGtaatctgattttttttttttaattccagccataaatttgaaattttaacaaatttcatctttacaaaaattttccattaaaaaacaaaatgacaaaaaagctaaaaatattttacatgaTCTCTTTTAAgatatttctttgaaaagtttAACACTATTTTAGCAAAGAACACATTTTTAGCTGGTTGGGGGGTAAAAGTTCGTTTTGGATTTGGAGACAttgcacaaacgtttgaaagaaGCGTATTGAAATGTCTTAATATTCAAACGTTgggattgatttaattaaaaaataataaaagcaaATTAATACTAACCAAATGTGAGAAATACCCTATAcaacatatattaaaaaaatagaaacccataagaaaattaaatataataacataaaaaaaaaacaaatcgtaAAACAAACATACAAAACAAACAATACAATATGcacatttatttataaataaggaaaataataaacaaaacatatagTAAACACAGCAAATATTTAATTGCGTTAAACTACATCATaagaaaatcataataaatatttatgtagGTCTGCATGTTTATTtgtgtgagaaattttttatgctctttgattcatttaaaaaaattgccataGCCTGGTGACTTTTTTCAAGgctatttcaatatttcaaagTGATTTGTTATCATCTTATTAACTATTGACTATTTTCATTTACTATTGTTTATAATGTATATGTAATTATGTGTATGTGAAACAACCAAAGTTTACGTTTTGTTATTTGTTGTACGAGTAGTGTTCTATGTTCTATGTTTAAGTGTgggattgtgtgaaaatttaatttgtttgtttaacGGTTTAACTTTGacttagatttgatttcaaatatGAATTATAAATTGTTCTAATAGCCAACAAATTTGTAAGATAAATTTTGTGGTAGATATATAACTATTTTGTTTCTCatgatttatttgtttttaattaatttattcgtttttgttttttggtaatGTTTTGTCACAATCTACATATGGAGGCATGCCGGTATGAATGTTTCATTGTATGAgtgtaataaatataatattttttttgtgttttctttttattttcatgTATTGAATaccctaaaaaaatattattattataatttttattaaattattttaagtatGTAGATCATCTCTGGTAATAATTAAAGCTAATGCGTTTTATTTTAGATTCTTCAATATATTCTTGGATGTACTATGTCGTTATGGGTTTTGTCGTTAGTCATTCGTGTAATTTCCCCTTtaaacacaaacatttgaagATTCTTTGAAAGCGCCTTGAATTCAAATCATATTCAAATGTATGGGTTTATAGGGTACAGAGTGTTTTCTAAGAGTGTTTATGTGTGTGAATtcatatatcaaaaaaaattgatataaattttcatCTAAATCAtttagttttgttgttgttcttcttcttcttgtttattacaaacttaaaaattaacatttaaaaattaaatctaaaaaaat
It includes:
- the Cdk7 gene encoding cyclin-dependent kinase 7 — protein: MDNKLARYEKIAFLGEGQFATVYKARDTLTEQIVAVKKIKIGSREEAQDGINRTALREIKLLHELQHENCIGLLDVFGHKSNVSLVFDFMDTDLEIIIKDPKIILTQGDIKAYMVMTLKGLEYLHMNWILHRDLKPNNLLVNSEGILKIGDFGLAKFFGSPSRIYTHQVVTRWYRAPELLFGARHYGTGIDIWAVGCILAELLLRVPFLAGDSDLNQLTKIFQALGTPNDETWPNLSKLPDFMQFVQFPGAPLSHYFTAAPDDLIELAEKLLALDPSKRCTCTEALEMKYFTNKPAPTLGHKLPLPSSNKQNVDEKPNLKRKILDAMEGVGNPKKLIF